The Holophagaceae bacterium genome segment GCCTCCGCATCCCCTCGCATCCAGTCCTCCAGCCGCAGTTCCGCGCCGCGGCGTTCCCGGATGAAGCGGAGGGTCTCCTCGTCGGGCGCCACCAAGCCCCGTGAACCCGCCGATCTCCGCGGCCATGTTGGTGAGGGTGGCGCGTTCGTCGGTGTTCATGCGGCGGATGGCTGCGCCCTGGTATTCCACCACGTGGCCGATGGCCTTGCCTTCCCGGATGAAGGGCAGCGCCAGAAGGTGCAGCGCCAGATCCTTGGCCGCGACCCCGGGCCTGAGCCGGCCGTTCAGCAGGATCCGCAAGGTGGGCGGCACCGTGACGCGCACATCGCCGGTGATCCAGGCATTGGCGATATCCGTGGTGCCGACGCCAAACGCGAGGCAGCCCAAGGCTCCCTCATGGGGCGTGTGGGAGTCCGTGCCAACCACCACCTGGCCCGGCTCCGCGTAACGCTCAGCCATGATGGAATGGCAGATGCCCTCGGAGCCGCTGCCATCGGGCAACTCGCCATGCAGGCGGATGCCGTGTTTCGCGCAGAAGGATTCCTGCACCGTTTTCAGTCGTCGGGCCACATCGAGAAGCCCGGAGTTCTTGCGTTCTTCGCTCATGGAGTGGTGCAAGAAAGTCAGGTGGTCGCGGAAGGCCAGGATGCGCGATGGATCCCGCAGCGGGACCTCCTCCCCCAATGCGGTTTTCAGGAAACTGGCCGCCATGGGCGTCACGTATTCATGGGAAAAGCGCCAGTCCGCCTGGATGAAAAGGCCGTCCCCGGGGGCCACGAAATCAATCCCCACGCGGTTTTGGGACGCGTCGGCCACCGCGTGGCGGGCGATGATCTTCTCTGCCAGCGTCATCGCCCGGGGAGCATGGGACGGCACCGGAACGGCCACTTCGCCCTTCATCCGCGCCTCATTGAAGGCAAACAGCCCGCCCCTCCGGACGATCTCCGTGGAAATGGGATCGAGTCCCGGGTGAATTCGCGCAAGGGTATGCTTTCGCCACGGCGGATGCGCTCTACCAGTCCGAAGTCCGTGGACGTGAGCAGGCCAAGGTTTTGGCAGTTCTGCTGGTAGATGCGCTCGAAACTTTCAGCGATGACCAGGCGGATTCCCGCGCACAGCTCCGCGTAGGGGCTGGCTTCGCGGCTGCTGCCCTTGCCGCGGCGATGGCCGGCGGCGGAAACAGCGAAGCCTCCAGCTTTCACGAGGCCTTCCTTCAGGGGAAACTGCTCGCCGCACTTCAATCCAAGATACGGGTAGTCGCCAAGCTTTTCATCGTAGTGGTAGCAGATCCAGGCTGGCGTGATCTCGTCGGTGCTGATCTGATCGCGCAGGGGCAGCGCGTCTTCAAGCGAAATATCCTCGCCCTCGAGTTGGCGCGACACCACCTCCGGATTCTCACTCAGGAACAGGACGCGGCCTTCGAATCGCAGGAGCTCCGGCTGCATCAGCCCCCCTCCTCGGCCTTTTTCTGCACATCCCGCAGGGGCTGCTTGAGTTTTTCCGCAGCGCGCCTGGCGTCTTCGAATTCCGGTTGGCGATGGGTGATCCTTCCCAGCTGCCTTCCTTCACGGGCACAGATTCGCCCTCGACATCCGCAGTTGAAAACCGGCGGTCCGCTTCCAGCCGATGCAGGGGCCAATATCGCAGTCCAAGGGTCGGCAACTCCGCGCTGATGATCTGGGTCAGGGGCTCGAGCCGGGATGGCTCCAGGATCATGCCGAGCACCCAGCCGCTGCGGCCCTTCTTGAAGGTTGCGGACGTCACCCAGACATCCAGGGCCCCGGCCTCCATGAGGCGGGCCTGGGCGTGGGCCACCTGCTGGGGTGGCGTCGTCGAGATTCGTCTCGAGTTGCAGCAAGGCGGCGCTGGCGCCCGGCACTTCGCCCAGGGTGAAGCGGCAGACGTTGGGCGAATCCTCGAAATCCCATCCACCGGCCGCGAAGGCGGACCTATGGGGAATGAACCGGTCTGGGGCTTTGCGAGAGGTCGCCAGCTGCGCTGCCAGCGCCGCGCCGGTGGGCGTGGTCAGTTCCTTGTCCATGGGCGCAACCCCTGGAACGGTCTCGAAACCATCCAGCAGAAAGAAGGCGGCTGGCGCGGGAACCGGATAGTCGCCGTGCGCCATTTTCGTGCGCCCCCGGCCCAAAGCGATGGGTCCGATGTGGGTGACGGGTTCTTCAAGCGCGATCCAACCCGCAGATGCCAGCGCCACATCAGCGATCGAATCCTTCATCCCAACTTCGTGGAAATGGACTTGGCCAAGCGGAATGCCGTGGACGCGGGCCTCGGCAAGGCCCAGCTTTTCGAAGGCGCCGCGGGCCACATCAGCGATCCGGGATGGCAAATGCGCCTTGAGAAGCCCGTCGATTTCCGTCCAGCGTCCATGCCGGGGCGCCACCACCGGAGCTTGATCGCCTTGCGCCGCGAGGTCGCGCGCCTGGCTCCCGGTCCGAGGTCCATATGTTCCGTGCGGCCATCATCCACCCGGCCGCCGATGACCACGCTCGCCTTGACACCCTGGATGCCGCATCGCACCACATCCTCCATCCGGAGGTCGAGGTCATCGAAGGGCAGAAGGCCCAGGATCGCCCGCAGCTCTGCTTCGGGCACGCCCAAGGCCAGCCACCCGCCGATCCAGATATCGCCGGAAAGCCCCGAGAAGGGATCCACCCATAAATGTTGGTGCGCCACGCGGCAACTGTCCTTTGAATGAAAAAACCCCGGCAAGCCGGGGCTTGTCAGGCCTGATTCTACGATCAGTCCTTTTCTTCTTCGGCTTCGAGCTTGGCGGCCACTTCATCAAGGTGCTTCATGAGCCGCTCGGCCATCTCTTCGTCTTCAAGGGCGGTGAACATGTCGTCTTTCACCTCGAAGATCTCGAGGCTCAGTCCCTCTTCGCTGTCCTTGCCATCGTTCTGGGCCTGGACCTCTTCCAAGGGAGCCAGCACGCAGAAATGGCGGCCTTCGAAGTCCACCTCTTCCAGGATGGCGAATTCTTCCTTTTCGCCATTTTCGTCCTCAAGCTCCACGACTTCGATTTCAAAGGAATCGTCGTCCTCGTGGTTGCAGTCGGGTCCGTGCTCGTGTCCTTCGTGGGCCATGGGGTGCTCCTTTGGGCAAGCTCCCAGGGTAGGATTAATGGCCAAATGGAACCAGCAAATTTTCTATTTTTCAAGGGGGCTGCGGGCCCCGGGGGCCCCCCGCGGGGGGGGGGGGGGGGGGGGGGGGGGGGGCGGGCCCGGGGGGGGCCTCCAGGGTTAGGGGCAAAGGGCGGGGCAACGGGGAACCAAGGTTTTCCGGTCGGGGAGTCACAAGGGCGGGCGGTCCGCGCCTTCTACCCATGCTTCGCCACCCTGCGGGTACTTCTCCCGTTTCCATATGGGCACGCTTTCCTTGATGCGGTCCATCAACCATGCGACCGCCTCGAATGCCTCTTTCCGGTGGGCGCTGGAGACAGCGATGACCACGGCGGCTTCCAGCAAGGGCACTGCGCCGATGCGGTGGTGGATGGCGCAGCGGCAGAGCTCGAAGCGGCTCATGGACTCCGTGCGCAATCGCCGGAGTTCTGCCTCGGCCATGGGGATGAAAGCCTCGTAGGCCAGGGACTCCACAACCTGGTCCTGGTGGTGGTTGCGCGCCGTGCCTTCGAACACCACGATGGCCCCCGCGGCGGGATCGGAAACCAAGGCCCGCAGCGCGTTGGCTTCCAGGGGCATGTCGAGCACGGCCACGTCGGGAATCACGGTTCAGGAATCTCCAGCTACACGTTACACTGGAGTGTTTGGAAAGGCGCCCGATGACCCACCTCAACATTCAGCCCAACGACGTTTTCGATGCCTTGCAGCGACATATCCTGGTGGACGGATTCCATCTAGTCATGGACCTGGAAAAGTCTCATGGCTCCTGGATCGTGGATGCCCGCGACGGGAAGAAATATCTGGATTTCTATACCTTTTTCTCCACGGCTCCCCTCGGGCACAACCATCCGAAACTGAACACGCCGGAATTCCGCGCGCGCCTTGGGGCCATCGCACTGCACAAGCCCGCGAATTCGGATATCTACACCACCGATTACGCCGAATGGGTCGAGGCCTTCGCCACCCACGCAGCGCCCGCCTATCTGCCTCACCTGTTCTGGATTGACGGAGGCGCCCTGGCCGTCGAAAACGCGCTGAAGGCCGCCTTCGATTGGAAGGTCCGCAAGAACCTGGCGAACGGAAAGGGCGAAAAAGGCTCCAAGGTCATCCACTTCAAGGAGGCCTTCCATGGCCGCACAGGCTACACCATGTCGCTCACCAACACCGCGGATCCGCGAAAACACCAGTACTTCCCGAAATTCGACTGGCCGCGCATCCCGAATCCAAAACTCTCCTTCCCTTTGACGGCTGAGAACCTTACCCAGGTCGAATCAGCCGAGCGGGAGGCCGTCCGAGCCATCGAGGCGGCGGTGGCACAGGATCCTGACGATATCGCCTGCTTCATCATCGAGCCCATTCAAGGGGAAGGCGGGGACAACCACTTCCGTCCAGAATTCCTGATGGCATTGCGGCGGCTGGCGGACGAACATGAGTTCCTGTTGATCTTCGATGAAGTCCAATCGGGTTTTGGAACCACCGGCAAATGGTGGGCCCACCAGCATTTCAATGTCCAACCGGACATCATCGCCTTCGGGAAGAAGACCCAGGCCTGCGGGATCGCGGCAGGACCGCGGTTGGATGAGGTCGACAGCGTCTTCAAAGTGCCATCGCGCATCAACAGCACCTGGGGGGGCAATCTGGTGGACATGGTGCGTGGCACCAGGATCATCGAAATCATGGTGGAAGAGCAGCTGCTGGACAACTGCGCCAAGCAGGGTGAACGCTTGTTGAAGGGCCTCCAGGAGATTGCGGCGGACTTCCCCGGGTTCACCTCGAATCCCCGCGGGAAGGGGCTCTTCTGCGCCCTGGACATGGCCACGCCGGAACTCCGGAATCAGATCGTTTCAAGGTCCCATGAATTGGGCATGATGCTCCTCAGTAGCGGGACCCACGGCCTTCGTTTCCGCCCAGCCCTGAACCTCAAGACCGAAGATCTGGACCTGGGCGTGGAGTTGTTGCGCCGAAGCATCGCGGATGTCGTGAATAGCCTTCCTGGCTCGCGTACCGGCGAAGCCGCCACCGAGAAATCCGCCCCTATTTTGGTCTAGTGGTGTCGCTTCGTCCCGCGGTCGAGCTGTATTGCGATGGCGCCTGCCTGGGCAATCCCGGGCCCGGCGGCTGGGGCTACCTGCTCCGCCTCGGTGAAAAGGAGAAGGAAGGCAGTGGCGGGGAGCCGGATACCACCAACAACCGCATGGAACTCCTGGCCGCCATCCGGGGGCTGGAAGCGCTGACGACGCCCTGCGAAGTGCTGCTGTTCAGCGACAGCCAATACGTGGTGAAGGGGATCCAGACCTGGCTTGCGGGATGGAAAAGGAACGGCTGGCGGAAAGCCGACAAGCAACCAGTGCTCAACGTGGAGCATTGGCAGGCCTTGAACGCCCAGCTTCAACGCCACCACGTTGAAGCCCGATGGGTCAAGGGCCACGCGGGCCACGCCGAGAACGAACGTGTGGATGTCCTGGCGAACCAGGCGGCCCGCTCCATTCCATAAAAAACGCCCGATGAATCGGGCGTTTTTTGGCTTGGCGCCAGGCATCTTCAACGACGGCCAGCAGGTCCGAACACGTACTCGACGATGGTGTAGCCGGCCACGGGTTTTCCATCCCGTGTGGCTGGCGTGTAGGTTGACCGGGACGCTGCGTCGTGGGCGGCCTCGTTGAAGCCCCAAGCTCCATCAACGCCGCTGATGACCGTGACCTTCTGCGGCCGGCCCTGGGCATCCACGAACACCTTCACCTTCACGGAATGGGGCTTGTCGACCTCGAAGCGCATCTGTTTGGCGCGCATCGGGAAAGTGGGTTGAGCCTTGTTCAGAGCCGCCGCGGCGGTTTCCTGGACGATGGTGGGCGCGGATGGCGGAGGCTGGGCGACCGGGGGGGTCGGCTGGGGGTCCTGCACGCGTGCGGGCGTGGGTGCGGGTGCGGCTGCGGCGGGCTTGGGTGGTTCTGCTTTTGCAGGCTCAGGCTTGGGCGGTTCCACCTTCACGGGCGTCGTTTTCGGAACCGGCTGGGGCGCAGCCGCCTGCGCGATCTGCGCGGCCTTGGCTCGGGCTTCATCTTGTTGTTTCTTCAGATCCGTTTTCTTTTGATCCAGTTCCTGCTTCATGCGTTCTTCTTCTCTGATCTGCTGTTCGAGCCTGGCCTGATCCACAGCCGACTTCGCCTCCGATTGCTGTTTCTTCAGTATGTCGAGCTTTTCCTTGTTGGCCTGGCTCGCCCCGGCTAGCTGCTGCTCTTTTTCGGCCTGTGCGGCCTGGAGCTGCGCCAGTTCAGTGCGCATCTTGATGATTTCTTCGCTTTCCCCCTTAGGTTTGAGGGCGAAGAATCCGAGCACGCCCACCGCAACCACGGCTGCAGCGATGCCTCCATAAAGGCCTTTCTTGCTGACCCGGGTGGTCTGGGCCTGCTCGGCCTCACTCACTTCGGAATGGGGCCTGGAGGCATGAATGCTGTCCGCCTCGGATGAATAGGCTGCGAAATTGTCGGCTTGTTCGGCTTTTACGGCAGCGCCATCCCGATCGTTTTCTTCACGGAACAGGGTGTGCATGAAGAAGGCCATGTTGAAGGTCGTGGGGCTGTAATCGCCGTCGTAAAGGACGTGGTCCATCTCAGCGTTGAAGGCCTGGACGTTCTCGAAAGGTTCGCCGACCCCCAGCAGCCGCTTCAGCAGGCTCAGGATCTCGGGTGGAACCGGAGAGTCTTCCTGGGCGGCCTTGAGGGTCGCCTTGCTGGCCGCGAAGGCCGGTTCGGCCATGACCGGGAATTTTTCGAAGGTGAGCAGCTCGTATAGAATCGTGCCCATCGAGAAGAAGTCCTGCTGCAGAGCATTGCCGCCCGTCTCGCGGATATAGGCTTCCAAGGACCCTTTGGTCACCGGGGCCTTGGGCAGCAATTGGCGGATGGCCTGGGAATAGGGGGCGTCCAGGATCTCCGTGGCGCCCTCGAAGCTCACCCAGATGCCATGGGGCGTGAGGAGGCCGTGGCCGAGGCCCTTGGTATGCAGGTGGGTCACGCCATGAGCGATGCCTTGCAGAATGGATAAGGCATGGTCCACGCCCAAGGGGATCTGCTCGACCTTGGCCTTCTCGATCATCTGGGCCAGCGTGCGCCCGGGCACATAGTCGCAAGTGACGTGGGGAGGCGCCGAGCTCTCGATGCGGTAGCCCTGGCCAAAGGCCTTGGAGCCGCTGAGCTGGGGAAGCAGCTTGCTCGCTTCGCCCAACTTCGAAGCCAGGCCTGCCTGCAGCAGTTCCTCGGAGAAGGTGCGCACGAGCCAATGGTGATCAAAGGCGCTGCCCACGATGGACACGCCACGTTGAATGTGGCCGATGGGATCCGCTGTCAGTTCACCAGCCAGCAGAAAGGAACCAAGCCGTGTGTAGGTAGCCATAGTTGGGGCTCCGAATGAGGTTCTAAAGATAGTCTTGATGCGAGAAAAACCCAAGCGCCCCGGGTTCTTCCAAGTCGGTCACATGAGTCACCTACTGCTCCCTATGGAAGGATAGGACCAAAGATCCCCCGTGGCACGGTAGATGAGGATCCAAATATTGGCGGTGGCCTGGACCCCGTTTGAAAAGGAAAGCTGCAACAGCGCATAGGGAACCGAGAGGTCATCCCACTGTCCCAAACGGCGTCCTGTCTTGAAATCAAAGTGTTCCCGCAGCTGCCCATGGCGATGGTATTTCAGTCTGGCCCACTCCAGCAGTTTGGGTTTCGGATCCAGAGCCGACTTCAGGGACCAGAAGGGTTCCCGCGTCACGATGAGCCATTTCAAGCGCTCCTCTGCGAAGGCTTCGAAGGTCTGCCTCAAAGGATCCACTCCCATGGTGCTGCCGGGGGCAGTGATCTCCTGGACCATGCGGGCCAGGCGCCCGAGCTCCCGCACGATCTCCCCTGGGTTCTTGCGGGCCTCGCTCAAGGCAAGGATGCGCCCGTACTGATCTTCAACATCCTCCGCGGTAGGCGGCTGATCGCTGCCAGCACCCCGGACGCCCTCCTTCAGAGCCTCCGGATAGGTCGCCAGCAGGGCTGACATGGGCGTAGGGATCATCCTCGCAGCCACTTTGGTCTGGACCTCATGGAAACGCGGAGTCCAGGCCAAAAGGCCCCCAGCTGCCAGGCCAAGCGCCGACATGCGTACTCCGGAAAAGAGGGACCTGCCCGCGATGAAGGGCCTGGGGAGTCGGAGGGACAGCATAGGCAAAGACTCCGTCGGGCCTCCACGCCTGTCAAGCCATCCGTGGTTTATCGGACCACGGCTTACACTCATCCAATGCTCACAAGGGAAAGGGTCTGGCAACGCGCCAGCGGCAAGGATCTTTGGCCCTTGGCCTGGGCTCTGGCCGCGGCCTGCGGGCTGCCTTGGCTGCTGCCCGAGGATTGGACGGGCCACCTCGGAAAGTCCTGGATCCTTGGGGGCTGGATTCTCGTGTTGTTGGCCTCCCTGCTGATCCGCCATCGCCGATTGGCGGTGATTCCCCTCGCCGCGGTCCTGGTCTGGGGCACTTTTGGAAACCTGCGCCAGCGGGCTCTTTGGGAATCACAACTCCCGTCGGATCTGCAGGTTCTTGAAGGCAGCATCGACGCCCTTTGGACCCCGCAGGGTGATCAACTGGTCAGCGCCCTCGAGATTTCCTCGCCATCCGTTCTGAAGGGCTACCGATGGCGCCTCAGCATCCCGTGGCCCGGCGATCAGCCGCGGATTCAGCCACCGCCGCCCGGAACTCCTGTGCGCCTGCGGGCGGAACTCCGTCCCGTGGATCCGGCTCCGCGCTTCCTCGTGGAGCGCCCGCTCTGGCGGGCCAGGAGCGATCGCACCCCTCGGCGCATCCACCTCGCCTCGGCTTTGCAATTTGAAATTCTTGGCAAACCGAATCCATCACCGCTCTTGCGCCTCCAGTCCTTCGTGCGGGCGCGGTTCGCAGCACTGCCTCTGACGGACCCTACGGCCCGGGATCTATGGGGCGCCCTGGCTTTGGGCATCTCACCGGTCCATGAAGAAACGACATCGGCCTTCGCGGAGAGCGGGACGCTGCACATTCTGATCGTCTCGGGCCTCCAGGTCACTTTGGTGATGGCCGCGGTGCAGGCTCTGCTTCGCCGCTTGCTGGGCCGCGGAGGTTCCGTGGGCGCTGTGGTCGCAGGTGTCGCTTATGCGGCGGTCGTGGGGTTTTCGGCGCCCGTGTGGCGCGGCCTTTTCATGGGCCTGGCGTGGGCCTTGGGTGGCGCCAGCGGATGGAAGCTGCCGCCGGTGCTGGGTCTCCATCTCGCGCTGCTGCTTTGGCTCCTGGGACATCCCGCCGCGGGCTGCGAGCCGGGATTCCTCCTGGCCTGGTGGGCCTTGCTGGCCCTGATCTGGGGTTCCGAACCGCTGGCGGGTCTGGTGGCTCCTCTTTTGGGAACGCACGCGCTGACCGCGGCCCGTTTCACATCGCCTTGGTTGGCCACCTTACCGTTGTTGGCTCTTTTCCATGGCGGCGTCCCCTTGTGGGGCGCCGCGGCAAATGTCGTGGTGCTGCCCCTGGTGGCCCTGCTGACGCCCGTGTGCCTTTTCCTGACATTGGTCCCGGTTCCCGGCCTGGTTCAGGGCATCGGCATCCTGCTCGCATGGACAGGGGGTTCCCTGGTGCCCTTCTTCGCCCACGTCACACCGATGGCCACCGCCCTGCTCTGGCCCTGGATCCTGCTGATCCTAGGCTGGCTGGGATTGGCCCATGCCCAATCGCAGATGGGCCGCACGCGTGCCTGGATCGTTGCCCTGGTGGCCGCATCTGCCGCTCTGCTCATCACCGGGGGCATTGGCCGTCAAGCCACGACCTTGAGCCTCGAGGCCATGGACATCGGCCAGGGAGATGCGCTCCTGCTGCGGATTCCAGAAGGCGATGCCACCCTGATCGATACTGGACCGGCCCCATGGGCGGCCCGGCGCATCGCGCGAGTCCTGAGCCGCCGGGGTGTCACGGAGCCATTGCACCTTGTCATCACCCATCCCCACGGCGATCATGCCGGAGGTTGGACGACGCTCACGAGGTTGCGGCCTTTCGCCACTGTGGCGCTCCCGCAGATGGCCGATGCCAGCGATCCATGGATGGTGTTCCGGCCCGCCGGCGACCGCACGCGAGGCGGCCTGCACCGAGGTGATGAGTGGTCCGTCGGGAAGGCCACCGTTTCCGTGCGGTGGCCGCCAAAACCCTTCGATCTGCCGGACGCCAACATGGTGTCCACCATACTGAGGGTGCGATGGCAGGACCGCGAACTCTGGCTCATGGGGGATGCGCTCCAGGAGATCTAGGATGGGATCTGGGGAGCCAGGGCCAGGGTCCCCGCGCCGCTTCCTGAAAGTGGGCCATCACGGCAGCCGGAGCGCCAGCGAGCCCGAATGGATCAGGCTGCTTTCCCCGGAGGTCGCGATCATCACCGCGGGCCGCCGCAACCGTTTCGGCCATCCCCATGAGGAAACGATGGAAGCTCTGCGCCAAGCCGCGGTTTCCACCTTCATCACCGGCATGGAGCGCGGCGTCCGCATGGAAGTGCTGAAGGGGGGGTGGGCAATGGAAAGCGGCAACGGCCGCCGGGCGTTCATTCCATTTCAAGCGCACCCGAGGCCTGCAGCACATCAATAAGGCGCTGACCCAGCACCATGTGATTCTTCAACCATTGGTCATGGGCATCGGGTCCCACCTCATTCACCACAATGAGGGCTGCTGCCACGGGCACGCCCGCCGCGTTGCAGGCTGCGAACACCCCGTTCAATTCCAGATGCTCGGCGGGCGCCATGCGGCTCAGAAGCCTGACGCCATCCTCGCTGCGGGTGATGGCCGGCGGTGTGACGACCGGATGATGCGGGAAGGGCAGATCCCAGGTGCAGAGCCACCGCACGGCCTCGATGCTGGGACGGTAGGATTCACCTCGCTCTTCTTCGACCGAGGTCGCCAGGACAAAATCCGGCGAGAAAATGGTGCCGATGGGCAGCCGTTCATCGTAGGCCCCGCAGCTGCCGATGAAGAGCACACGCTCCGGCTTCCTCCGTTCCAGGAGGAAGGCCGTGGCGGCCGCTGCGGTTGCAGCGCCGACGCCCGTGGTGTCCACAAACCAGCCAGCGGGCGG includes the following:
- a CDS encoding phosphorylase, translated to MKLLLAAFPPELGDLKDDPPAGWFVDTTGVGAATAAAATAFLLERRKPERVLFIGSCGAYDERLPIGTIFSPDFVLATSVEEERGESYRPSIEAVRWLCTWDLPFPHHPVVTPPAITRSEDGVRLLSRMAPAEHLELNGVFAACNAAGVPVAAALIVVNEVGPDAHDQWLKNHMVLGQRLIDVLQASGALEME
- a CDS encoding energy transducer TonB — encoded protein: MATYTRLGSFLLAGELTADPIGHIQRGVSIVGSAFDHHWLVRTFSEELLQAGLASKLGEASKLLPQLSGSKAFGQGYRIESSAPPHVTCDYVPGRTLAQMIEKAKVEQIPLGVDHALSILQGIAHGVTHLHTKGLGHGLLTPHGIWVSFEGATEILDAPYSQAIRQLLPKAPVTKGSLEAYIRETGGNALQQDFFSMGTILYELLTFEKFPVMAEPAFAASKATLKAAQEDSPVPPEILSLLKRLLGVGEPFENVQAFNAEMDHVLYDGDYSPTTFNMAFFMHTLFREENDRDGAAVKAEQADNFAAYSSEADSIHASRPHSEVSEAEQAQTTRVSKKGLYGGIAAAVVAVGVLGFFALKPKGESEEIIKMRTELAQLQAAQAEKEQQLAGASQANKEKLDILKKQQSEAKSAVDQARLEQQIREEERMKQELDQKKTDLKKQQDEARAKAAQIAQAAAPQPVPKTTPVKVEPPKPEPAKAEPPKPAAAAPAPTPARVQDPQPTPPVAQPPPSAPTIVQETAAAALNKAQPTFPMRAKQMRFEVDKPHSVKVKVFVDAQGRPQKVTVISGVDGAWGFNEAAHDAASRSTYTPATRDGKPVAGYTIVEYVFGPAGRR
- a CDS encoding ComEC/Rec2 family competence protein; this encodes MAWALAAACGLPWLLPEDWTGHLGKSWILGGWILVLLASLLIRHRRLAVIPLAAVLVWGTFGNLRQRALWESQLPSDLQVLEGSIDALWTPQGDQLVSALEISSPSVLKGYRWRLSIPWPGDQPRIQPPPPGTPVRLRAELRPVDPAPRFLVERPLWRARSDRTPRRIHLASALQFEILGKPNPSPLLRLQSFVRARFAALPLTDPTARDLWGALALGISPVHEETTSAFAESGTLHILIVSGLQVTLVMAAVQALLRRLLGRGGSVGAVVAGVAYAAVVGFSAPVWRGLFMGLAWALGGASGWKLPPVLGLHLALLLWLLGHPAAGCEPGFLLAWWALLALIWGSEPLAGLVAPLLGTHALTAARFTSPWLATLPLLALFHGGVPLWGAAANVVVLPLVALLTPVCLFLTLVPVPGLVQGIGILLAWTGGSLVPFFAHVTPMATALLWPWILLILGWLGLAHAQSQMGRTRAWIVALVAASAALLITGGIGRQATTLSLEAMDIGQGDALLLRIPEGDATLIDTGPAPWAARRIARVLSRRGVTEPLHLVITHPHGDHAGGWTTLTRLRPFATVALPQMADASDPWMVFRPAGDRTRGGLHRGDEWSVGKATVSVRWPPKPFDLPDANMVSTILRVRWQDRELWLMGDALQEI
- a CDS encoding DUF111 family protein, coding for MAHAQARLMEAGALDVWVTSATFKKGRSGWVLGMILEPSRLEPLTQIISAELPTLGLRYWPLHRLEADRRFSTADVEGESVPVKEGSWEGSPIANRNSKTPGALRKNSSSPCGMCRKRPRRGADAAGAPAIRRPRPVPE
- a CDS encoding DUF1292 domain-containing protein; the protein is MAHEGHEHGPDCNHEDDDSFEIEVVELEDENGEKEEFAILEEVDFEGRHFCVLAPLEEVQAQNDGKDSEEGLSLEIFEVKDDMFTALEDEEMAERLMKHLDEVAAKLEAEEEKD
- a CDS encoding L-lysine 6-transaminase, giving the protein MTHLNIQPNDVFDALQRHILVDGFHLVMDLEKSHGSWIVDARDGKKYLDFYTFFSTAPLGHNHPKLNTPEFRARLGAIALHKPANSDIYTTDYAEWVEAFATHAAPAYLPHLFWIDGGALAVENALKAAFDWKVRKNLANGKGEKGSKVIHFKEAFHGRTGYTMSLTNTADPRKHQYFPKFDWPRIPNPKLSFPLTAENLTQVESAEREAVRAIEAAVAQDPDDIACFIIEPIQGEGGDNHFRPEFLMALRRLADEHEFLLIFDEVQSGFGTTGKWWAHQHFNVQPDIIAFGKKTQACGIAAGPRLDEVDSVFKVPSRINSTWGGNLVDMVRGTRIIEIMVEEQLLDNCAKQGERLLKGLQEIAADFPGFTSNPRGKGLFCALDMATPELRNQIVSRSHELGMMLLSSGTHGLRFRPALNLKTEDLDLGVELLRRSIADVVNSLPGSRTGEAATEKSAPILV
- a CDS encoding molybdenum cofactor biosynthesis protein MoaE, with protein sequence MPLEANALRALVSDPAAGAIVVFEGTARNHHQDQVVESLAYEAFIPMAEAELRRLRTESMSRFELCRCAIHHRIGAVPLLEAAVVIAVSSAHRKEAFEAVAWLMDRIKESVPIWKREKYPQGGEAWVEGADRPPL
- the rnhA gene encoding ribonuclease HI; the protein is MSLRPAVELYCDGACLGNPGPGGWGYLLRLGEKEKEGSGGEPDTTNNRMELLAAIRGLEALTTPCEVLLFSDSQYVVKGIQTWLAGWKRNGWRKADKQPVLNVEHWQALNAQLQRHHVEARWVKGHAGHAENERVDVLANQAARSIP